A single window of Hymenobacter sp. APR13 DNA harbors:
- a CDS encoding geranylgeranylglyceryl/heptaprenylglyceryl phosphate synthase, with translation MRLTSLYDGLSKRRSHGRKSLAILLDPDNLTEAGCRKVLALSETHPVDYFFVGGSLVINSHQTALIQQIKQHSAVPVLLFPSHSLHLDPQADGILLLSLISGRNPEFLIGQHVIAAPLLRQSNLQILPTGYLLVDTGRQTTASYMSGTTPLPYDKPTIAACTAMAGEQLGLRLMYLDGGSGAMYPVSAATIRAVRQAVDVPIIVGGGINTADKAQAALAAGADVIVVGNQVEKNPEFLGEVSRVVQSFNTVADVA, from the coding sequence ATGCGCCTCACAAGCCTCTATGATGGCCTCAGCAAGCGCCGCTCCCACGGCCGCAAATCCCTGGCTATCCTGCTCGACCCTGATAATCTGACTGAAGCAGGCTGCCGCAAGGTGCTGGCGCTAAGCGAAACGCACCCGGTAGATTATTTCTTTGTGGGTGGCAGTCTGGTGATAAACTCGCACCAGACTGCCCTCATCCAGCAGATTAAGCAGCATTCGGCGGTGCCGGTGCTGCTTTTTCCTAGTCATAGCCTGCACCTCGATCCGCAGGCCGACGGGATTCTACTGCTGAGCTTGATTTCGGGCCGCAATCCGGAGTTCCTGATCGGGCAGCACGTCATTGCGGCGCCGCTGCTGCGCCAGAGCAACCTGCAGATTCTGCCCACCGGCTACCTGCTCGTAGATACCGGCCGCCAGACCACGGCCAGCTACATGAGTGGCACTACGCCCCTCCCCTACGATAAGCCTACCATTGCCGCCTGCACGGCCATGGCCGGCGAGCAGCTTGGCCTGCGCCTGATGTATCTCGACGGAGGCAGCGGCGCCATGTATCCGGTGTCGGCAGCCACCATCCGGGCCGTACGCCAGGCCGTCGACGTGCCCATCATCGTGGGGGGCGGCATCAACACCGCCGATAAAGCCCAAGCCGCATTGGCCGCTGGCGCCGATGTTATTGTAGTCGGCAACCAAGTGGAGAAAAACCCGGAGTTTTTGGGCGAAGTGTCCCGCGTAGTGCAATCATTCAATACAGTTGCGGACGTCGCATAA
- the panC gene encoding pantoate--beta-alanine ligase, producing MEILHTAAALHAYTENCRRAGQRLGLVPTMGALHAGHLQLVQAAAAACDVVVVSIFVNPTQFNNPDDFRLYPRLPEADAALLGPAGCTVLFLPSVEEMYPQPSVLHFDFGSLERVMEGAHRPGHFNGVATVVSKLFHMCRPHQVYFGQKDWQQVAIVRQLVQDLSFDLELVSFPTVREPDGLAMSSRNRRLSAEAREVAPRLYEALEHAAAGVRSGVAPTQVQQQAAAYIKAEPAFTLEYFEVADAQTLQPVEAWEPGRPVVLCLAAHLGGVRLIDNVVVE from the coding sequence ATGGAGATACTGCACACGGCTGCCGCGTTGCATGCATACACAGAAAATTGCCGCCGCGCCGGCCAGCGCCTGGGCTTGGTGCCTACCATGGGCGCGCTTCATGCCGGCCACCTGCAGCTGGTGCAGGCCGCCGCTGCTGCCTGCGACGTGGTGGTGGTCAGCATTTTTGTGAACCCCACCCAGTTCAACAACCCCGACGACTTCCGGCTATACCCGCGCCTGCCCGAGGCCGACGCCGCCCTGCTGGGCCCGGCCGGCTGCACCGTGCTGTTTCTGCCGTCGGTGGAGGAGATGTACCCGCAGCCCTCGGTGCTGCACTTCGATTTCGGGTCGCTGGAGCGGGTGATGGAGGGCGCGCACCGGCCCGGGCATTTCAACGGCGTCGCTACGGTGGTCAGCAAACTGTTTCATATGTGCCGGCCGCATCAGGTCTACTTCGGGCAGAAGGACTGGCAGCAGGTGGCCATTGTGCGGCAGCTGGTGCAGGACCTGTCGTTTGATCTGGAGCTGGTGTCGTTCCCAACCGTGCGCGAACCCGACGGACTGGCCATGTCTTCGCGCAACCGGCGGCTGTCGGCGGAGGCGCGGGAGGTGGCGCCGCGCCTCTATGAGGCCCTGGAGCATGCCGCGGCCGGTGTGCGTAGCGGCGTAGCGCCAACCCAGGTGCAGCAGCAGGCGGCCGCCTACATCAAGGCCGAGCCGGCCTTCACGCTGGAGTACTTTGAGGTGGCCGATGCCCAAACCCTGCAGCCAGTGGAAGCCTGGGAGCCAGGCCGCCCGGTGGTGCTGTGTCTGGCCGCGCATCTGGGCGGCGTGCGCCTGATCGACAACGTGGTGGTGGAGTAA
- the glmS gene encoding glutamine--fructose-6-phosphate transaminase (isomerizing): protein MCGIVAYIGHREACPIILKGLHRLEYRGYDSAGVALLNGSLNVYKKKGKVAELEAFIKEKDTQAQVGMGHTRWATHGEPNDSNAHPHYSTSERIAIIHNGIIENYAALKEHLQQQGHVFHSDTDTEVFVNLIEEIQKQQSCSLEEAVRLALHEVVGAYAIVVLSRDEPNQLIAARKGSPLVIGVGKDEYFLASDATPIIEYTNEVIYVNDYEIAVIKDGKLDIRSKEDVKQTPYIQKLEMALDSIEKGGYEHFMMKEIFEQPRSILDSMRGRLELEAGHLNMGGIRAYERKFMNADRIIIVACGTSWHAGLVAEYLLEDLARIPVEVEYASEFRYRNPIITERDIVIAISQSGETADTLAAIELAKSKGATIFGICNVVGSSIARATDAGAYTHAGPEIGVASTKAFTAQVTVLTLLAMIVGHKRGALSDTRLRELMVELNNIPAKVEKALLLNDEIKEIAETFKDVPNFLYLGRGYNFPVALEGALKLKEISYIHAEGYPAAEMKHGPIALIDENMPVVVIATKDSSYEKVVSNIQEVKARKGRIIAVVTEGDTVIPAMAEFVIEVPHTSEVLVPLVSVVPLQLLSYHIAVLRGCNVDQPRNLAKSVTVE from the coding sequence ATGTGCGGAATTGTTGCTTATATCGGTCACCGCGAAGCCTGCCCGATCATTCTTAAAGGCTTGCACCGCCTCGAATACCGGGGCTATGACTCGGCCGGCGTAGCGCTACTGAATGGTTCGCTTAATGTCTATAAGAAAAAAGGGAAGGTAGCGGAGCTTGAGGCCTTCATCAAGGAGAAGGACACGCAGGCACAGGTAGGCATGGGCCACACGCGCTGGGCCACCCACGGCGAGCCCAACGACTCCAACGCTCACCCGCACTACTCTACGTCGGAGCGTATTGCCATCATTCACAATGGCATCATTGAGAACTACGCCGCGCTGAAAGAGCATTTGCAGCAGCAGGGCCACGTGTTCCACTCGGATACCGACACGGAAGTGTTCGTGAACCTGATTGAGGAAATCCAGAAGCAGCAGAGCTGCTCGCTGGAGGAAGCTGTTCGCCTGGCGCTGCACGAAGTGGTAGGGGCCTACGCCATTGTGGTGCTGAGCCGCGACGAGCCCAACCAGCTGATTGCCGCCCGCAAAGGCTCGCCGCTGGTAATCGGGGTCGGCAAGGACGAGTACTTCTTGGCTTCGGATGCCACGCCCATCATTGAGTACACCAACGAGGTGATTTATGTGAACGACTACGAAATTGCGGTTATCAAAGACGGCAAGCTCGACATCCGTTCCAAGGAAGACGTGAAGCAGACGCCTTACATCCAGAAGCTGGAAATGGCGCTCGACAGCATTGAGAAAGGCGGCTACGAGCACTTCATGATGAAGGAGATTTTCGAGCAGCCCCGCTCCATCCTCGATTCGATGCGCGGCCGTCTGGAGTTGGAAGCCGGCCACCTGAACATGGGCGGCATCCGGGCCTACGAGCGCAAGTTCATGAACGCCGACCGCATCATCATCGTGGCCTGTGGCACCTCGTGGCATGCTGGTCTGGTGGCTGAGTATCTGCTTGAAGACCTGGCCCGCATTCCGGTGGAAGTGGAGTACGCGTCGGAGTTCCGCTACCGCAACCCCATCATCACGGAGCGCGACATCGTTATTGCTATTTCGCAGAGCGGTGAAACGGCCGATACGCTGGCCGCCATTGAGCTGGCCAAGAGCAAAGGCGCTACCATCTTCGGTATCTGCAACGTGGTAGGCAGCAGCATTGCCCGCGCTACCGACGCCGGTGCCTACACGCACGCCGGCCCCGAAATCGGGGTGGCGTCGACCAAGGCCTTCACGGCGCAGGTGACGGTGCTCACGCTGCTGGCCATGATTGTGGGCCACAAGCGCGGTGCCCTGTCTGATACCCGTCTGCGCGAACTGATGGTGGAGCTGAACAACATCCCGGCGAAAGTCGAGAAGGCACTGTTGCTCAACGACGAAATCAAGGAAATTGCCGAGACGTTCAAGGACGTGCCGAACTTCCTGTACCTGGGCCGCGGCTATAACTTCCCGGTTGCCCTGGAAGGCGCGCTCAAGCTCAAGGAAATCAGCTACATCCATGCTGAAGGATATCCGGCTGCTGAAATGAAGCACGGCCCGATTGCCCTCATTGACGAGAACATGCCGGTGGTAGTAATTGCCACCAAGGATAGCTCGTACGAGAAAGTGGTGAGCAACATCCAGGAGGTGAAGGCCCGCAAAGGCCGTATCATTGCAGTGGTGACGGAAGGCGACACGGTTATTCCGGCCATGGCCGAGTTCGTGATTGAGGTGCCGCATACGTCGGAGGTGCTGGTGCCGCTGGTATCGGTAGTGCCGCTGCAGCTGCTGAGCTACCACATTGCCGTGCTGCGCGGCTGCAACGTGGATCAGCCCCGTAACCTGGCCAAATCGGTAACGGTGGAATAA
- the panD gene encoding aspartate 1-decarboxylase: MHIEVLKSKIHRVKVTQAELHYVGSITIDEDLLDAANMVENEKVTIVNINNGERFETYTIKGERGSGMICLNGPAARRVAVGDIVIIISYALIDFAEARAHQPTIIFPDQHNRLV; encoded by the coding sequence ATGCACATCGAGGTCCTCAAATCGAAGATTCACCGCGTTAAGGTCACGCAGGCCGAGCTGCACTATGTAGGCAGCATCACCATCGACGAAGACCTGCTGGACGCGGCCAACATGGTGGAAAACGAGAAGGTCACCATTGTCAATATCAACAATGGCGAGCGGTTCGAGACGTATACCATCAAAGGCGAGCGGGGCTCGGGCATGATCTGCCTGAACGGCCCGGCTGCCCGCCGCGTAGCCGTGGGCGACATCGTCATCATCATTTCCTACGCCCTCATCGACTTTGCCGAAGCCCGGGCGCACCAGCCCACCATCATCTTTCCGGACCAGCACAACCGCTTGGTTTAA
- a CDS encoding zinc metallopeptidase produces MNPAYIIVLLTMLASWLIQRRLQSKFEQYSRVGLQNGLSGRQIAELMLADHGITDVRVISTEGRLTDHYNPADKTVNLSEAVFAERSAAAAAVAAHECGHAVQHATAYSALQFRSAMVPALSAVSKFMPILLFLGVIMLRTTPLPLGIGVAFFALTTLFSFVTLPVEFDASKRALAWMDKRNIVTPQEHVMAKDALKWAAMTYVVAALGSLATLFYYATLLMGRRRD; encoded by the coding sequence ATGAATCCGGCCTATATCATCGTTCTGCTCACCATGCTGGCCAGCTGGCTGATCCAGCGCCGCCTGCAAAGCAAGTTTGAGCAGTACTCGCGGGTAGGCCTGCAAAACGGCCTCTCCGGCCGTCAGATTGCCGAGCTGATGCTGGCCGACCACGGCATTACCGACGTGCGCGTCATCAGCACCGAAGGCCGCCTGACCGACCACTACAACCCCGCTGACAAAACCGTGAACCTGAGCGAAGCGGTGTTTGCGGAGCGCAGTGCCGCCGCCGCCGCCGTAGCGGCCCACGAGTGCGGCCACGCCGTGCAGCACGCCACCGCCTACAGCGCTTTGCAGTTCCGTTCGGCCATGGTGCCGGCGCTGAGTGCCGTGTCCAAGTTCATGCCCATTCTGCTGTTTCTGGGCGTGATTATGCTGCGCACCACGCCACTGCCGCTGGGCATTGGCGTAGCCTTCTTCGCCCTCACCACGCTGTTCAGCTTCGTGACCTTGCCCGTGGAGTTTGACGCCTCCAAGCGGGCCCTGGCTTGGATGGACAAGCGCAACATCGTGACGCCGCAGGAACACGTGATGGCCAAAGATGCCCTGAAATGGGCCGCCATGACCTACGTGGTAGCGGCGCTGGGCTCCCTGGCTACGCTGTTCTACTACGCCACCCTGCTCATGGGCCGCCGCCGCGACTAA
- a CDS encoding acyl-CoA dehydrogenase, which yields MDFQLTEEQLAVQAAARDFAQNELWAGVIERDEHQKFPAEQIKKMGELGFMGMMVSPEYGGGGMDTVSYVLAMEEISKVDASCSVIMSVNNSLVCWGLEKYGTEEQKRKYLPGLTSGEIIGAFALSEPEAGSDATSQRTTAEDKGDYYLLNGTKNWITNGTTASVYLVVAQTNPELKHRGINVLIVEKGMEGFQTAPKENKLGIRGSDTCSLLFTDVKVPKANRIGEDGFGFKFAMQVLAGGRIGIAAQALGIASGSYELALKYSKERKAFGVPISQHQAIQFKLADMATNIDAARLLCLQAAHDKDSGQDFAKSGAMAKLFASKVAMETSVEAVQVHGGYGFVKEYHVERMMRDAKITQIYEGTSEIQKIVISREILK from the coding sequence ATGGATTTCCAGCTCACCGAAGAACAACTCGCCGTGCAGGCGGCCGCCCGCGACTTTGCCCAGAACGAACTCTGGGCCGGCGTGATTGAGCGCGACGAACACCAGAAGTTTCCTGCCGAGCAGATCAAGAAAATGGGCGAGCTGGGCTTCATGGGCATGATGGTAAGCCCCGAGTACGGCGGCGGCGGCATGGACACCGTGAGCTACGTGCTGGCCATGGAGGAAATCAGCAAAGTGGATGCTTCCTGCTCGGTTATCATGAGCGTGAACAACTCGTTGGTGTGCTGGGGCCTGGAGAAATACGGCACCGAGGAGCAGAAGCGCAAGTACCTGCCCGGCCTCACGTCCGGCGAAATCATCGGCGCCTTCGCCCTGAGCGAGCCCGAAGCCGGCTCCGACGCCACCAGCCAGCGCACTACCGCCGAAGACAAAGGCGACTACTACCTGCTCAACGGCACCAAAAACTGGATTACCAACGGCACCACGGCCTCGGTATACCTCGTAGTGGCCCAGACCAACCCCGAGCTGAAGCACCGCGGCATCAACGTGCTGATTGTGGAGAAGGGCATGGAAGGCTTCCAGACGGCTCCCAAGGAAAACAAGCTCGGCATCCGCGGCTCTGATACCTGCTCGCTGCTGTTCACCGACGTGAAAGTGCCTAAGGCCAATCGCATCGGCGAAGACGGCTTCGGCTTCAAGTTCGCCATGCAGGTGCTGGCCGGCGGCCGCATCGGTATTGCCGCGCAGGCGCTGGGCATTGCGTCCGGCTCGTATGAGCTGGCGTTGAAATACTCTAAGGAGCGTAAGGCCTTCGGGGTGCCGATTTCGCAGCACCAGGCCATCCAGTTCAAGCTGGCTGATATGGCTACTAACATCGACGCGGCCCGTCTGCTGTGCCTGCAGGCTGCTCACGACAAGGATTCCGGCCAGGATTTCGCTAAGTCCGGTGCTATGGCCAAGCTGTTTGCCTCGAAAGTAGCTATGGAAACCTCTGTAGAAGCTGTGCAGGTGCACGGCGGCTACGGTTTCGTGAAGGAATACCACGTAGAGCGCATGATGCGCGACGCCAAAATCACCCAGATTTACGAAGGCACTTCGGAGATTCAGAAAATTGTAATCTCTCGGGAAATTCTGAAGTAG
- a CDS encoding DUF4270 family protein — MNWPISACRLASVSLLSATLLFTAAGCEDANDLGVELPGTANADTQYRDFPVTASTVLRDSTETQKADRFLVGRVRENVLGSTAATAFLNLKLRPLALDSLPTEVKRAETVVASNAILDSLVLEMPFDEVSGSSTTPLRVNVYQLAQPLDDRTTYNSSSSVALGPEIARGLSARLNGTRKDSVGTKPNRRLVTVPDRTVRLKLHGGGQTSTLATSVFERLKATGFNQAALDGLWKGIVLQPTADFNTAVVGLRAAVTTRAVFYYRYTNKKNTGQLSGRYSIPFSKGSWTRLTINDAPRYFTQVTNELPTGSPLSRLGGPAGATQSVAASETNGLVYMQGGNGFGAKLEIPGLEILRGLAAPQANGSPAIAINRAELLIPVRPYANLLFSLPDSSFLYEVNANNQSLYRPLLNTRVERIVLRDGVQQTGAGLSSVADDFTNGLGYYQNAANGRLYTLSDANQNFSMIMTGYVQAYVYDKLGGVSPAAFILSPSLRNSYGLSLDRAVLDANNIKLRVYYSQLR, encoded by the coding sequence ATGAATTGGCCAATTAGCGCCTGCCGGCTCGCGTCGGTTTCCCTGCTTTCCGCAACGCTGCTGTTTACGGCGGCCGGTTGCGAAGACGCCAACGATCTGGGCGTGGAATTACCCGGCACCGCAAATGCCGATACACAATACCGCGATTTCCCCGTAACGGCCTCTACCGTCCTGCGCGACTCCACCGAAACTCAGAAAGCCGACCGGTTTCTGGTAGGCCGGGTGCGCGAAAACGTGCTGGGCTCCACCGCCGCCACGGCGTTCCTGAACCTGAAGCTGCGGCCGCTAGCGCTGGACTCGCTTCCAACTGAGGTGAAACGAGCCGAAACGGTCGTGGCATCAAACGCCATCCTAGACTCGCTTGTGCTGGAGATGCCGTTTGATGAGGTGTCAGGTTCATCTACTACGCCGCTGCGGGTGAATGTGTATCAGCTGGCACAGCCCCTGGACGACCGGACCACTTACAACTCGTCCTCTTCGGTAGCCTTGGGCCCAGAAATAGCCCGCGGGCTTTCCGCTCGTCTCAACGGCACCCGCAAAGACTCAGTTGGCACGAAGCCGAACCGCAGGCTGGTGACGGTGCCCGACCGCACGGTGCGCCTGAAGCTGCACGGCGGCGGGCAGACGTCGACGCTGGCAACCAGCGTTTTCGAGCGCCTCAAGGCCACCGGTTTCAACCAGGCCGCGCTGGATGGCCTCTGGAAAGGCATTGTGCTTCAGCCAACGGCTGACTTCAATACGGCTGTGGTAGGTCTGCGGGCCGCTGTCACGACGCGGGCCGTATTCTACTACCGTTATACGAACAAGAAAAACACCGGCCAGCTCAGCGGCCGCTACAGTATTCCGTTCAGCAAAGGCAGCTGGACCCGTCTGACGATCAACGACGCACCCCGATACTTCACACAGGTGACCAACGAATTGCCAACCGGCTCTCCTCTGAGCCGATTGGGCGGCCCAGCTGGCGCTACGCAGTCGGTGGCGGCATCCGAAACGAATGGCTTGGTGTACATGCAGGGTGGCAACGGTTTCGGGGCCAAGCTGGAAATTCCGGGCCTCGAGATACTACGCGGCCTAGCAGCCCCGCAGGCCAATGGCAGCCCGGCTATTGCCATCAACCGCGCCGAGCTTTTGATTCCGGTACGGCCCTATGCTAACCTGCTGTTTTCGCTGCCGGATAGTAGCTTCCTGTACGAAGTTAACGCCAATAATCAGTCGCTTTACCGCCCTCTGCTCAATACCCGAGTGGAGCGCATTGTACTGCGGGATGGGGTTCAGCAAACCGGAGCAGGTCTATCATCTGTTGCAGATGATTTCACGAACGGCTTGGGCTATTATCAAAACGCTGCCAACGGTCGCCTTTACACGCTGTCGGATGCCAACCAGAACTTCAGCATGATCATGACTGGTTACGTGCAGGCGTACGTGTATGATAAGCTGGGCGGCGTTTCACCGGCGGCGTTTATTCTGTCGCCGTCGCTGCGCAATTCCTATGGCCTCAGCCTGGACCGGGCCGTACTGGATGCCAACAACATCAAGCTCCGCGTATACTACTCGCAGCTGCGCTAA
- a CDS encoding helix-turn-helix domain-containing protein produces the protein MEDYNKVIESLGVRYIKAKNLVLQQPFTVRNSYDVGNNLILLHKGRITFGEEEQVVEEGEMLFIPGGRATKVNYGDSAGKVITNDDLISNKDKFFHSNSDLDLIGDAEESHSFVSFEAKVFDSVNFFASLDVPAFLISNNSKLGNLIIKVVEESLQELPGRERLITIYTENIVVEIVRYILKNKMFVEQLATNSTYFKDPRLIDLFNYIKENIGGDLSNKVLSNVANVSEDYVGQYFKMLTGINPQDYIEYQRMERAVFLLRTTKKSIRDIGKEVGYKDTAYFCRRFKMMFGIPAGKMRRRESAMNI, from the coding sequence ATGGAAGATTACAATAAAGTGATAGAGTCGCTTGGCGTACGCTACATAAAAGCGAAGAATTTGGTGCTGCAGCAGCCGTTCACGGTGCGCAACTCCTACGATGTCGGCAACAACCTGATTCTGCTGCACAAAGGCCGTATTACGTTCGGTGAGGAAGAGCAGGTGGTGGAAGAAGGCGAAATGCTCTTCATCCCCGGTGGCCGCGCTACCAAGGTGAACTATGGTGACTCGGCCGGCAAGGTCATCACCAACGACGACCTGATCAGCAACAAAGACAAGTTCTTCCACTCCAACTCCGACCTCGACCTGATCGGGGACGCCGAGGAAAGCCACTCGTTTGTGAGCTTCGAGGCCAAGGTGTTCGACTCGGTGAACTTCTTTGCCTCGCTGGACGTGCCCGCGTTCCTGATTTCCAACAACTCCAAGCTGGGCAACCTCATCATCAAGGTGGTGGAGGAGAGCCTGCAGGAACTGCCCGGCCGCGAGCGGCTGATTACGATTTACACCGAGAACATTGTGGTGGAAATCGTGCGCTACATCCTCAAGAACAAGATGTTTGTAGAGCAGCTGGCCACCAACAGCACCTATTTCAAGGACCCGCGCCTGATCGACCTGTTCAACTACATCAAGGAGAACATCGGCGGCGACCTGAGCAACAAGGTGCTCAGCAACGTGGCCAACGTGAGCGAGGACTATGTGGGGCAGTATTTCAAGATGCTCACCGGCATCAACCCCCAGGACTACATCGAGTACCAGCGCATGGAGCGCGCCGTGTTTCTGCTGCGTACCACCAAGAAGAGCATCCGCGACATCGGCAAAGAGGTCGGCTATAAGGATACGGCGTACTTCTGCCGTCGCTTTAAAATGATGTTCGGGATTCCGGCCGGCAAAATGCGCCGCCGCGAATCGGCCATGAATATCTAG
- the rfaE2 gene encoding D-glycero-beta-D-manno-heptose 1-phosphate adenylyltransferase gives MWSKDKILTRAQLLPVVSAWKAEGQRVVFTNGCFDLLHLGHVDYLEKARHLGDKLVLGLNTDASVSRLKPGRPLQDEMARARILASLLFVDAVVLFDEQTPLALIEAVLPDILVKGDDYPISGIVGHEVVLQNGGQVLTVPLVAGYSTSRIVERILTGA, from the coding sequence ATGTGGAGCAAAGATAAAATCCTGACCCGCGCCCAGCTGCTGCCGGTAGTGTCCGCCTGGAAAGCCGAAGGCCAGCGCGTCGTGTTCACCAACGGCTGCTTCGATCTGCTGCACCTGGGCCACGTCGACTACCTGGAGAAGGCGCGCCACCTCGGCGACAAGCTGGTGCTGGGCCTCAACACCGATGCCTCCGTCAGCCGCCTCAAGCCCGGCCGGCCCCTGCAGGACGAAATGGCACGTGCCCGCATTCTGGCGTCGCTTTTGTTTGTGGATGCCGTAGTGCTCTTCGATGAGCAAACCCCGCTGGCCCTGATTGAAGCCGTGCTGCCCGACATCTTGGTGAAAGGCGACGACTACCCCATCAGTGGAATTGTAGGCCACGAAGTGGTGTTGCAGAATGGCGGGCAGGTGCTGACCGTGCCACTGGTGGCCGGCTACAGCACCTCGCGCATCGTCGAGCGAATCCTGACGGGAGCGTAG
- a CDS encoding lysylphosphatidylglycerol synthase transmembrane domain-containing protein, which produces MKQLLNILKYALLLSVSGLLMWYAVRGQDLSRIVDTVQGANYWWLLLTLGLSVLGYLSRAYRWKMQLDPTVTGPKPAFWDVYHAMMVGNLANMVLPGRVGEVVRCSLLQRTSKVPVQVSLGTVITERIIDVLVLLGLLSTVLLLDFKTFWGFADTYLLQGKADALARNRNALVAAAVVALLALLISGYLLWRNLERLRQNTVFNKMLGFVKGLLAGVFSIVRMPNKGAFLLHTFFTWLVYYLMDYLVFFAFPETYDLGMRAALAVLTFGAFGMAAPVQGGIGVFHLLVQSTLLVYGVSKEGGIAYALVVHGAQTLLIVLMGGISFLLSMMKSGQMARRGAVLPLETTELSADVEQR; this is translated from the coding sequence GTGAAGCAACTTCTAAACATTCTCAAATACGCCCTGCTGCTATCCGTTTCGGGGCTGCTGATGTGGTACGCGGTGCGCGGGCAGGACCTGAGCCGCATCGTGGATACGGTGCAGGGGGCTAACTACTGGTGGCTGCTGCTGACGCTGGGGCTGTCGGTGCTGGGCTACCTGAGCCGGGCCTACCGCTGGAAGATGCAGCTCGACCCCACCGTAACCGGTCCGAAACCGGCTTTCTGGGACGTGTACCACGCCATGATGGTCGGTAACCTGGCCAACATGGTGCTGCCTGGGCGGGTAGGCGAGGTGGTCCGCTGCTCGCTGCTGCAGCGTACCAGCAAGGTGCCGGTACAGGTGTCCTTGGGCACCGTGATTACCGAGCGCATCATCGACGTGCTGGTGCTGCTGGGCTTGCTGAGCACGGTGCTGCTGCTCGATTTCAAGACGTTCTGGGGCTTCGCCGATACCTACCTGCTCCAGGGCAAGGCCGATGCGCTGGCCCGCAACCGCAATGCCCTGGTGGCAGCGGCCGTAGTGGCCCTGCTGGCGCTGCTGATTTCCGGCTACCTGCTGTGGCGCAACCTGGAGCGGCTGCGCCAGAACACCGTGTTCAACAAGATGCTGGGCTTCGTGAAAGGTTTGCTGGCGGGCGTGTTCAGCATTGTGCGCATGCCCAACAAAGGCGCTTTCCTGCTGCATACGTTCTTCACGTGGCTGGTCTACTACCTGATGGATTATCTGGTGTTTTTCGCCTTTCCCGAAACCTACGACCTGGGTATGCGGGCGGCGCTGGCCGTTCTCACCTTTGGGGCCTTTGGGATGGCCGCGCCAGTGCAGGGCGGCATCGGGGTGTTCCACCTGCTGGTGCAGAGCACGCTGCTGGTGTACGGCGTCAGCAAGGAAGGCGGCATTGCCTACGCGTTGGTGGTGCACGGCGCCCAGACGTTGCTGATCGTACTGATGGGCGGCATCAGCTTCCTGCTGAGTATGATGAAATCGGGCCAGATGGCGCGCCGCGGCGCTGTGCTGCCTCTCGAAACTACTGAGCTATCTGCCGATGTGGAGCAAAGATAA
- a CDS encoding glycogen/starch synthase gives MSKLRILYAATEIDPFLQTTKVAEFLRRLPQGMQEMGMEIRIFVPRFGIINERKNRLHEVVRLSGINIAVGEDEKPLIIKVASIPNAKLQVYFIDNEDYFHRKSVLVDKNDKFHADNDERAIFFCKGVLETVKKLGWAPDIVHCNDWMTGLIPMYLKTTYKKDPIFKDAKSVFTIYNNEFDHKFGGDIIEKAKMLDIDDDMLAGLKTADFGGFIKIGMEYADTIVKSDEDFSDNLNAIFTEYSQNKKNKQIGQVGADENLLTSYYALYNELAN, from the coding sequence ATGTCCAAGTTGAGAATCCTCTACGCGGCTACGGAGATTGATCCGTTTTTGCAGACCACCAAAGTAGCGGAATTTTTGCGGCGCCTCCCGCAGGGCATGCAGGAAATGGGGATGGAAATCCGCATTTTCGTTCCCCGCTTCGGCATCATCAACGAGCGGAAAAACCGGCTCCACGAAGTAGTACGCCTCTCCGGCATCAACATTGCCGTGGGCGAAGACGAGAAGCCACTCATCATCAAGGTGGCTTCCATCCCGAACGCCAAGCTGCAGGTGTACTTCATTGATAATGAAGACTATTTCCACCGCAAGTCGGTACTCGTCGACAAGAACGACAAGTTCCACGCCGACAACGACGAGCGGGCTATCTTCTTCTGCAAAGGGGTGTTGGAAACCGTGAAGAAACTAGGCTGGGCTCCTGACATCGTGCACTGCAACGACTGGATGACGGGCCTGATTCCGATGTACCTGAAAACGACCTACAAGAAGGACCCGATTTTCAAGGATGCCAAGTCGGTATTCACGATTTACAACAATGAATTCGACCACAAATTTGGCGGCGACATCATCGAAAAAGCTAAAATGCTGGATATCGATGACGATATGCTGGCCGGCCTGAAGACGGCTGACTTTGGTGGCTTCATCAAAATCGGCATGGAATACGCTGATACCATCGTGAAATCCGACGAAGACTTCAGCGACAACCTGAACGCCATCTTCACGGAGTACTCGCAGAACAAGAAGAACAAACAGATCGGGCAGGTAGGAGCCGACGAAAACCTACTAACCTCTTACTACGCACTTTATAATGAATTGGCCAATTAG